The Bacteroidota bacterium genome includes a region encoding these proteins:
- a CDS encoding PD40 domain-containing protein → MKIVITIATASVLCLVFSFGKIPPVRKTSTAISDSLIQYPEEKHFKNIRQLTFGGDNAEAYFSFDGTQISWQKTNPKENLPCDQIFISSIEGFLSPKLISTGKGRTTCAYFMKGDKEILFASTHLADTACPPVPDRKKIGKYVWPIYPSYDIFVADVNGKIKKQLTNSPGYDAEATVSLQGDKIVFTSMRNGDIDLYVMNTDGSNVKQITSSLGYDGGGSFSPDGKKIVFRASRPKTEEEIKEYKDLLSQNLVAPTHMELFTCNADGSDMKQITTLGGANWAPFFHPSGKKIIFSSNHQYERGFPFNLYLINTDGTGLEKVTHDGTFDAFPMFSPDGKKFIFSSNRNNKGTRDTNLFIADWVE, encoded by the coding sequence ATGAAAATTGTTATTACCATAGCAACTGCCAGTGTATTATGCTTGGTTTTTTCATTCGGTAAAATTCCGCCTGTTCGCAAAACCTCTACTGCCATTTCTGATTCCCTGATTCAGTATCCTGAAGAAAAACATTTCAAGAATATTCGTCAGTTGACCTTCGGAGGAGATAATGCAGAAGCGTATTTTAGTTTTGACGGCACGCAGATATCGTGGCAGAAAACTAATCCGAAAGAAAATCTTCCATGCGATCAGATCTTTATTTCATCTATCGAAGGATTCCTTTCTCCAAAACTTATCAGCACCGGAAAAGGAAGAACCACCTGCGCCTATTTCATGAAAGGCGACAAAGAAATTTTGTTTGCTTCCACACATCTTGCCGATACCGCATGTCCTCCTGTGCCCGATAGAAAAAAGATTGGCAAATACGTCTGGCCTATCTACCCGAGCTACGATATTTTTGTTGCTGATGTAAACGGAAAAATTAAAAAGCAACTCACCAATTCTCCCGGCTATGACGCAGAGGCAACTGTTTCACTGCAGGGTGATAAAATTGTTTTTACTTCCATGCGCAATGGCGATATTGATCTTTATGTGATGAATACTGACGGTTCAAACGTTAAACAGATTACCAGTTCACTCGGGTACGATGGTGGCGGGAGCTTTTCTCCCGATGGAAAAAAAATTGTGTTCCGCGCTTCTCGTCCAAAAACCGAAGAAGAAATAAAAGAATACAAGGATCTTCTATCGCAAAATCTTGTCGCTCCCACTCACATGGAACTTTTCACCTGCAATGCTGACGGAAGCGATATGAAACAGATCACTACTCTCGGGGGCGCTAACTGGGCTCCTTTCTTTCATCCTTCCGGTAAAAAAATAATCTTCTCATCGAATCATCAATACGAGCGGGGTTTTCCCTTCAACTTATACCTTATAAATACTGACGGGACAGGTCTTGAAAAGGTCACACACGATGGAACTTTTGACGCCTTTCCGATGTTCTCTCCCGATGGGAAAAAATTCATCTTCTCATCCAATCGGAATAATAAAGGAACGCGTGACACCAATCTTTTCATTGCAGATTGGGTGGAGTGA
- the deoC gene encoding deoxyribose-phosphate aldolase has protein sequence MQGLKLALSMIDLTTLEGKDTEGKVKQMCYKAAHLHNEIENLPTVAAVCVYPTFVKIAKQSLKGTNIKVASVATGFPSGQTTTEIKISDTKFAVANGADEVDMVISRGEFLEGNYNYVFNEISRVKEACGNARLKVILETGELSTLDNVRKASEIAMHAGADFIKTSTGKISPAATMPVTLVMLEAIRDFYYSTGKMIGMKPAGGISTAKNALQYLVMVKETLGNDWLSNEWFRFGASSLANDLLMQIAKQTTGVYQGAEYFSKD, from the coding sequence ATGCAAGGACTGAAACTTGCACTGAGCATGATTGATTTAACAACGCTGGAAGGAAAAGATACCGAAGGAAAAGTAAAACAGATGTGTTACAAAGCAGCTCACCTTCACAATGAAATTGAAAACCTTCCAACTGTTGCGGCAGTTTGTGTTTATCCGACTTTCGTGAAAATTGCGAAACAATCTTTGAAGGGGACAAATATTAAAGTTGCTTCAGTCGCCACAGGTTTTCCAAGTGGACAAACAACAACTGAAATAAAAATCTCCGATACAAAATTTGCTGTTGCAAACGGAGCCGATGAAGTGGATATGGTAATTTCCCGCGGAGAATTTCTTGAAGGAAATTATAATTATGTGTTTAACGAAATCTCTAGAGTGAAAGAAGCCTGCGGAAATGCAAGATTGAAAGTTATTTTGGAAACTGGAGAACTTTCAACACTTGATAACGTCCGCAAGGCAAGTGAAATTGCCATGCATGCGGGAGCAGATTTCATTAAAACCTCTACAGGAAAAATATCTCCTGCTGCTACAATGCCCGTAACTTTAGTTATGCTGGAAGCAATACGTGATTTTTATTATAGTACCGGCAAAATGATCGGCATGAAACCCGCTGGCGGAATTTCCACAGCGAAAAATGCGTTACAGTATTTAGTGATGGTGAAAGAAACTTTAGGAAACGATTGGCTGAGCAACGAATGGTTTCGCTTTGGCGCGAGTAGTTTGGCAAATGATTTATTAATGCAGATTGCAAAGCAAACAACAGGAGTTTATCAGGGCGCAGAATATTTTTCAAAAGATTAA
- a CDS encoding GxxExxY protein, which produces MMPKFKNDTLTEKIIACCFKVHTELGAGFPERIYHNALADCLAESEFKVISEKEFNVFFNKKKVGTFRCDLLVNDKVIIEIKAVSGKTPIIFEYQLLSYLKASGIKTGLLVNFGNKSCELRRLNM; this is translated from the coding sequence ATGATGCCAAAATTTAAAAACGATACTCTTACTGAAAAAATAATTGCTTGTTGTTTTAAAGTTCATACTGAATTAGGCGCTGGGTTTCCAGAGAGAATTTACCACAATGCATTGGCAGATTGTCTTGCAGAATCAGAATTTAAAGTTATATCTGAAAAAGAATTTAATGTATTCTTCAATAAGAAAAAAGTTGGAACTTTCAGATGTGATTTGCTTGTAAACGATAAAGTAATAATTGAAATAAAAGCCGTAAGCGGTAAAACACCAATTATCTTCGAATATCAATTATTATCATATTTGAAAGCTTCAGGAATTAAAACAGGATTATTAGTTAATTTCGGAAATAAGAGTTGTGAACTAAGAAGATTAAATATGTAA
- a CDS encoding aldehyde dehydrogenase family protein, with protein sequence MKLKESKLNFKTDWEYSASPEGTSHVNLKKQYDLFIGGEFVKPNSKKYFDTMNPATEEKISEIADADEKDVDSAVKSARKAFNIWSKISKKERGKYIYRIARMLQERAREFAVIESMDGGKPIRESRDIDIPLAANHFFYYAGWADKLEYAFPNRKQKPLGVAGQIIPWNFPLLMAAWKIAPALACGNTVVLKPAETTSLTALKLAELIADSGLPDGVVNIITGAGRTGAAIVNHPDIDKIAFTGSTDVGKIIQKAIAGTKKKATLELGGKAANIIFEDAPIDQAVEGIINGIFFNQGHVCCAGSRLFVQESVADVVIRKLKDRMETLIVGNPLDKNTDIGAINSKSQLETINKFIDIGKNEGADFYQSSCTIPSKGFFCKPTLFLNASQSHQVVKEEIFGPVLTVQTFRTIEEVIEKANNIPYGLSAGVWTDKGSKIFNLTSKLRAGVIWANTYNKFDPTSPFGGYKESGFGREGGLHGLSAYLNI encoded by the coding sequence ATGAAATTAAAAGAATCAAAACTGAATTTTAAAACGGATTGGGAGTATTCTGCTTCTCCCGAAGGTACTTCGCATGTTAATCTGAAGAAGCAATATGATTTGTTTATCGGAGGAGAATTTGTAAAACCGAATTCAAAAAAATATTTTGATACAATGAATCCGGCAACAGAAGAAAAAATTTCTGAAATAGCTGACGCAGATGAAAAAGATGTGGATAGCGCGGTGAAGTCCGCTCGTAAGGCTTTCAACATATGGAGCAAAATTTCTAAGAAGGAAAGAGGAAAATATATTTACCGAATTGCGCGCATGCTTCAGGAACGTGCGCGCGAATTTGCTGTGATTGAATCAATGGATGGCGGAAAACCCATCCGAGAATCACGCGACATTGATATTCCGCTTGCCGCAAATCATTTTTTCTATTACGCAGGTTGGGCAGATAAACTGGAATATGCTTTTCCAAACAGAAAACAAAAACCGCTCGGTGTTGCCGGACAAATCATTCCTTGGAATTTTCCTTTACTAATGGCTGCGTGGAAAATTGCTCCTGCACTTGCCTGTGGTAATACGGTCGTGCTCAAACCTGCAGAAACTACTTCTCTCACCGCTCTTAAACTTGCTGAACTCATTGCAGATTCAGGATTGCCCGATGGAGTTGTAAATATTATCACCGGTGCCGGAAGAACTGGCGCTGCCATTGTAAATCATCCGGATATAGATAAAATTGCTTTCACCGGTTCAACGGATGTCGGAAAAATAATTCAGAAAGCAATTGCGGGAACAAAAAAGAAAGCAACACTCGAACTCGGAGGAAAAGCTGCTAACATTATTTTTGAAGACGCACCGATTGACCAGGCGGTTGAAGGAATCATCAACGGAATATTTTTTAATCAGGGTCATGTTTGCTGTGCGGGTTCGCGATTGTTTGTTCAGGAAAGCGTGGCTGATGTTGTGATTCGCAAACTGAAAGACAGAATGGAAACTTTGATTGTCGGAAATCCTCTCGACAAAAACACAGACATCGGTGCAATAAATTCTAAATCGCAATTGGAAACAATAAATAAATTTATTGATATCGGAAAAAATGAAGGCGCTGATTTTTATCAGTCATCTTGCACAATTCCTTCAAAAGGATTTTTCTGCAAGCCGACTTTATTTCTGAACGCTTCGCAATCGCACCAAGTTGTGAAGGAAGAAATATTTGGTCCTGTTCTCACAGTTCAGACCTTCAGAACTATTGAAGAAGTGATTGAAAAAGCAAACAACATTCCTTACGGACTTTCAGCAGGAGTGTGGACAGATAAAGGTTCCAAAATTTTTAATCTTACTAGCAAGCTTAGGGCAGGAGTTATCTGGGCAAACACTTACAATAAGTTTGACCCGACTTCTCCTTTTGGCGGATACAAAGAAAGCGGTTTCGGAAGAGAAGGCGGATTGCATGGACTTTCAGCATATTTAAATATTTAG
- a CDS encoding aldehyde dehydrogenase family protein: MERIDVQKTYKIYIGGQFPRTESGRFYPLKNKKGELLANICLSSKKDFRNAVVSSRGAFAGWSSRNAFNRSQILYRIGEMLEGRKSQFISEIILQGGNKKDAEKEVSLSIDRLVYYSGWCDKYSQIFSSVNPVSSSHFNFSVPEPTGVVSIIAPEENSLIGLVSVIAPVIASGNACIVLASETKPLCAVSLAEVLNSSDVPAGVVNILTGKSSELLQDFSSHMDVNSIIYCRKNLDEIKKAQENSSLNVKRCFIRNQNWMSESSQNPYFILDTTEIKTTWHPIENIGSAKAGY, from the coding sequence ATGGAAAGAATAGACGTACAAAAAACTTACAAGATTTATATCGGAGGGCAATTCCCCAGAACCGAAAGCGGAAGATTTTATCCTCTGAAAAATAAAAAAGGTGAATTGCTTGCGAATATTTGTCTGTCATCAAAAAAAGATTTTCGTAATGCAGTTGTTTCCTCTCGCGGAGCGTTTGCAGGTTGGAGTTCTCGAAATGCTTTCAACCGCTCGCAGATTTTGTACCGAATAGGTGAAATGCTAGAAGGAAGAAAATCACAATTCATTTCCGAAATAATTTTGCAGGGAGGAAACAAAAAAGACGCAGAGAAAGAAGTTTCGCTTTCCATTGACAGATTGGTTTATTATTCCGGCTGGTGTGATAAATATTCCCAGATTTTCTCTTCGGTTAATCCTGTTTCATCTTCACATTTTAATTTTTCTGTTCCCGAGCCGACCGGAGTTGTTTCAATCATCGCTCCGGAAGAAAATTCTTTAATCGGCTTAGTTTCTGTAATTGCTCCTGTAATCGCAAGCGGAAATGCTTGTATTGTTCTTGCTTCAGAAACAAAACCTCTTTGCGCTGTTTCGCTTGCTGAAGTTTTGAATTCTTCGGATGTTCCGGCAGGAGTTGTAAATATTCTTACGGGAAAATCCTCCGAACTTCTTCAAGATTTTTCTTCGCACATGGACGTGAACTCAATTATCTATTGTAGAAAAAATCTTGATGAAATAAAAAAAGCACAGGAAAATTCATCTCTGAATGTGAAACGTTGCTTCATCCGAAATCAAAACTGGATGAGCGAATCTTCACAGAATCCATATTTCATTCTCGATACAACAGAAATAAAAACCACCTGGCACCCGATAGAAAATATCGGCAGTGCAAAAGCTGGTTATTAA
- the gmd gene encoding GDP-mannose 4,6-dehydratase translates to MSKTALITGITGQDGAYLADLLLKKGYTVHGIKRRSSLFNTQRVDHLYEDVHEKGVKFFMHYGDLTDSTNLIRVVQETQPDEIYNLAAQSHVRVSFETPEYTANADAIGALRLLEAIRILKLEKKTKFYQASTSELYGNVLEIPQKETTPFNPRSPYGAAKAYAFYITKNYREAYGMFACNGILFNHESPVRGETFVTRKITRAAAKISLGLQKKLFLGNLDAKRDWGHAKDYVDGMYLMLQYKEAEDFVLATGKKISVRKFAEMAFAETGIKIAWKGKGENEKGIDVSSGKIIIEIDKKYFRPAEVDLLVGDASKAKKLLGWKPKYTVEDLVKEMAASDLKLFERDKYLMQGGHKIMSQNE, encoded by the coding sequence ATGTCAAAAACTGCACTCATCACAGGAATAACAGGACAAGACGGAGCGTATCTTGCAGATCTTCTTTTGAAAAAAGGATATACCGTTCACGGCATCAAGCGCAGAAGTTCGCTCTTCAACACGCAGCGTGTTGACCATTTGTATGAAGATGTACACGAGAAGGGGGTGAAATTTTTTATGCATTATGGCGATTTAACTGACAGCACGAACCTCATTCGAGTAGTGCAGGAAACACAACCGGATGAAATTTATAATCTCGCAGCTCAGTCACACGTACGTGTTTCATTTGAAACACCAGAGTACACTGCGAACGCTGATGCTATAGGAGCGCTTCGCCTTCTGGAAGCAATTCGTATTTTGAAATTAGAAAAAAAAACTAAATTCTACCAGGCATCCACTTCAGAACTTTATGGTAACGTTTTAGAAATTCCGCAGAAGGAAACAACCCCTTTCAACCCGAGAAGTCCGTATGGCGCTGCTAAAGCATACGCATTCTATATCACAAAAAATTATCGTGAAGCATATGGTATGTTCGCCTGCAATGGCATTCTTTTTAACCACGAAAGTCCTGTTCGTGGAGAAACTTTTGTAACCAGAAAAATTACTCGTGCGGCAGCAAAAATTTCTCTCGGGCTTCAGAAAAAACTTTTCTTAGGAAATTTAGATGCCAAGCGTGACTGGGGACACGCGAAAGATTACGTAGACGGCATGTATTTGATGCTCCAGTATAAAGAAGCTGAAGATTTTGTCCTGGCAACCGGCAAAAAAATATCTGTAAGAAAATTTGCTGAGATGGCTTTTGCTGAAACAGGAATAAAAATTGCATGGAAAGGGAAAGGAGAGAACGAAAAAGGAATAGATGTTTCATCGGGGAAAATAATCATAGAAATTGACAAAAAATATTTCCGTCCTGCTGAGGTGGATTTGCTTGTTGGCGATGCATCCAAAGCAAAAAAACTACTCGGCTGGAAACCAAAATATACTGTCGAGGATTTGGTGAAAGAAATGGCAGCAAGTGATTTAAAACTTTTTGAAAGGGATAAATACCTGATGCAAGGCGGACATAAAATTATGAGCCAGAATGAATGA
- a CDS encoding GDP-L-fucose synthase, whose protein sequence is MEKNSIIYVAGHRGMVGSAIVRKLHKEGFKNIVQRTSKELNLCNQQAVKDFFSSEKPEYVFLAAARVGGIHANNSFRAEFIYSNLMVQSNVIHSAYENKTKKLLFLGSSCIYPKLAPQPLKEEYLLTGTLEETNEPYAIAKIAGIKMCDAYRAQYGCNFISVMPTNLFGPNDNYDLNTSHVLPAQLRKFHEAKKNSKPYVELWGTGIPKREFLHVDDCAEACLFLMEKYNDAGQINVGMGEDISIIDLARLINKITVYKGEMKFDSSKPDGTPRKLMDVSKIHALGWKHKIGLEEGIRKVYEEVKTQF, encoded by the coding sequence ATGGAAAAAAATTCAATAATATATGTAGCAGGTCATCGCGGAATGGTTGGCTCCGCCATTGTAAGAAAACTTCATAAGGAAGGATTTAAAAACATTGTCCAGCGCACATCAAAAGAACTTAACCTCTGCAATCAGCAGGCGGTTAAAGATTTTTTCTCATCTGAAAAACCGGAATATGTTTTCCTTGCGGCCGCACGTGTTGGAGGAATTCACGCTAATAATTCCTTCCGTGCGGAATTTATTTATAGCAATCTAATGGTTCAGAGCAATGTGATTCATTCTGCATACGAAAATAAAACGAAAAAACTTTTGTTCCTCGGCTCATCCTGCATTTATCCGAAACTTGCTCCCCAGCCGCTGAAAGAAGAATATTTACTGACCGGCACTTTGGAAGAAACTAATGAGCCTTACGCGATTGCAAAAATTGCCGGCATTAAAATGTGCGATGCTTACCGCGCGCAGTATGGATGCAATTTTATTTCAGTGATGCCTACCAATCTTTTCGGGCCGAACGATAATTATGATTTGAATACTTCGCATGTGCTTCCTGCCCAGCTCAGAAAATTTCATGAAGCTAAAAAAAATAGCAAACCGTATGTGGAACTATGGGGAACAGGAATACCGAAAAGAGAATTTCTGCATGTTGATGATTGCGCAGAAGCCTGCTTATTTCTTATGGAAAAATACAACGATGCAGGACAAATCAATGTAGGAATGGGCGAGGACATTTCCATTATAGACCTGGCTCGGCTCATAAACAAAATAACAGTATATAAAGGAGAAATGAAATTCGATTCTTCAAAACCCGATGGCACTCCACGTAAACTCATGGATGTTTCAAAAATCCATGCTCTCGGCTGGAAACACAAAATTGGCTTGGAAGAAGGAATAAGAAAAGTGTATGAGGAAGTGAAAACACAATTCTAA
- a CDS encoding undecaprenyl/decaprenyl-phosphate alpha-N-acetylglucosaminyl 1-phosphate transferase encodes MELLLLTFITAFGVVLLSTPSLIKVAILKRLFDEPSEERKLHKRVIPTIGGVIIFAGTFFSFVLWFPSDNLLDIDVGSSTYLRNALALEVTKSALNDFKYILATVFVLFFVGVKDDIIGTSPIKRLAAHVLVALMIVLMADIRIKSMYGIFSVDEIPFWSSIFISLFAIIVIINAVNFIDGIDGLAAGIGFIASMIFGIWFYMAHDIVMSLLSFSLAGSLFAFLFFNFSPAHIFMGDSGSTTIGLMLSVLAIKAIGTPNADVSDSIIGEIHRPVFVMAVLSYPLIDTLRIFVYRTVKGVSPFEADKNHIHHALLDSGMSHRMISLSLYGANLLIITLAVLLRGMTPTTLFIVIFFSAVALAQVPFMLKKKNHAKLNGDNANGHGKVSDEAKKKLFHEEDF; translated from the coding sequence ATGGAACTTCTTCTTCTTACATTTATCACTGCTTTTGGTGTGGTGTTGCTTTCAACACCATCGCTCATCAAAGTTGCCATTCTTAAGCGGCTGTTTGATGAACCGAGTGAAGAAAGAAAACTCCACAAGCGGGTAATTCCAACCATTGGAGGCGTGATTATTTTCGCGGGAACATTTTTTTCTTTTGTTCTTTGGTTTCCTTCCGATAATCTGCTCGACATTGATGTAGGCAGTTCTACTTACCTGAGGAATGCACTCGCGCTGGAAGTCACCAAATCCGCTCTCAACGATTTCAAATATATTCTCGCTACAGTTTTTGTTTTGTTTTTTGTCGGAGTGAAAGATGACATCATCGGAACTTCCCCGATAAAAAGATTAGCCGCACATGTGCTCGTTGCATTGATGATTGTGCTCATGGCAGACATTCGCATCAAAAGCATGTATGGAATTTTTTCCGTGGATGAAATTCCTTTCTGGTCGAGCATATTCATTTCTCTTTTCGCCATTATCGTTATTATCAATGCCGTCAATTTCATAGACGGAATTGACGGGCTTGCAGCCGGAATCGGATTCATCGCCTCCATGATTTTCGGAATTTGGTTTTATATGGCGCATGACATTGTAATGTCTCTTCTTTCATTTTCTCTTGCTGGATCCTTGTTTGCTTTTTTGTTCTTTAATTTTTCTCCCGCACATATTTTCATGGGTGATTCGGGTTCCACTACCATTGGTCTGATGCTTTCTGTACTCGCTATCAAAGCAATTGGAACTCCAAATGCAGACGTAAGCGACTCTATTATTGGAGAAATTCACCGTCCTGTTTTTGTCATGGCGGTTCTCTCCTACCCGCTTATTGATACGCTGCGGATTTTTGTCTACAGAACCGTTAAAGGCGTTTCTCCTTTTGAAGCCGATAAAAATCATATTCATCACGCGTTGCTTGATTCCGGAATGAGCCACCGTATGATTTCTCTTTCTCTTTACGGTGCAAATTTACTCATCATCACTCTTGCCGTTCTGTTAAGGGGAATGACTCCAACCACTTTATTTATCGTAATTTTTTTCTCAGCTGTGGCATTAGCTCAGGTTCCGTTTATGCTAAAAAAGAAAAACCACGCTAAATTAAATGGCGATAACGCAAACGGTCACGGAAAAGTTAGCGATGAAGCAAAGAAAAAATTATTTCACGAAGAAGATTTTTAG
- the cyoE gene encoding protoheme IX farnesyltransferase, whose product MFLKLRLASLVVFSAVLGFMIISKGNIDWVKAAWLTLAGFLVTGSANGFNQIIEREYDKIMNRTMMRPLPQERMSMPEAILLASVLAVTGLIILWFFLNPLSSLLSALSIALYVLAYTPLKRKTAFAVMAGAFPGAFPPLLGAIAATQNFGHVPYFGLLLFAIQFMWQFPHFWAIAWVMDDDYKKAGFRLLPSGERNKASAFQIVVYTLFLLLMSMVPVFFGMTHTVISPLIIIVSGLLFFYQAVKLYRECSVKTAREVMFGSFAYLPIVQLAILLG is encoded by the coding sequence ATGTTCCTCAAACTGCGCCTCGCAAGTCTGGTAGTTTTTTCTGCCGTGCTTGGATTCATGATTATATCAAAAGGAAATATTGATTGGGTGAAAGCCGCCTGGCTTACGCTTGCCGGATTTCTTGTAACAGGTTCCGCAAACGGTTTCAACCAGATTATTGAAAGAGAGTATGACAAAATAATGAATCGCACCATGATGCGTCCGCTTCCGCAAGAAAGAATGAGCATGCCGGAAGCAATTCTTCTCGCATCAGTTTTAGCAGTCACAGGGCTTATCATTCTCTGGTTTTTTCTGAACCCTCTCAGTTCTCTTCTCAGCGCTTTATCCATAGCTCTTTATGTTCTCGCTTACACACCTCTGAAAAGAAAAACCGCTTTTGCTGTTATGGCGGGTGCGTTCCCTGGCGCGTTTCCTCCTTTGCTCGGTGCCATTGCCGCCACCCAAAATTTCGGGCATGTTCCGTATTTCGGATTGCTTCTCTTTGCCATTCAATTTATGTGGCAGTTTCCGCACTTCTGGGCAATCGCCTGGGTGATGGATGATGATTATAAAAAAGCGGGCTTTCGTTTGCTTCCTTCGGGAGAAAGAAACAAAGCAAGTGCCTTTCAGATTGTGGTGTACACGCTTTTTCTTTTGCTCATGAGCATGGTTCCTGTTTTCTTCGGAATGACGCATACTGTTATTTCTCCGCTTATCATCATTGTTTCCGGACTTTTATTTTTTTATCAGGCAGTGAAATTATATCGCGAATGTTCTGTTAAAACTGCACGCGAAGTAATGTTTGGTTCGTTCGCCTATTTACCAATAGTTCAGCTTGCTATATTATTAGGATAA
- a CDS encoding cytochrome c oxidase subunit 3 has protein sequence MNISAEEKQSIKNKSAKPMLWLAMVSMCMIFGGLTSAYVVRSGDPGWLSFELPQLFFVSTAVIIASSFTLLFAYRSAQKDNFSGVKIGTMLTLFLGITFIVCQFLAYDALVKQGIFLGGNKSNPAGSFLYVISGAHLAHFAGGIVMLIVVCIKSFNGFYHSKNLLGLQLCSIFWHFLDLLWVYLFLFMHFTH, from the coding sequence ATGAATATTTCCGCTGAAGAAAAACAATCCATCAAAAACAAATCAGCCAAGCCCATGCTTTGGCTTGCCATGGTTTCCATGTGCATGATTTTTGGCGGGCTCACCAGTGCCTATGTGGTGCGAAGCGGAGATCCGGGGTGGTTGTCATTTGAACTTCCTCAACTATTTTTTGTAAGCACGGCAGTAATTATCGCCAGCAGTTTCACGCTATTGTTCGCCTATCGGTCAGCACAAAAAGATAATTTTTCAGGAGTGAAGATTGGTACGATGCTTACACTTTTTCTGGGAATCACTTTTATCGTTTGCCAATTTTTGGCGTATGATGCGTTGGTCAAGCAAGGAATTTTTTTAGGAGGGAACAAAAGCAATCCGGCCGGCTCTTTCCTCTATGTTATTTCAGGCGCTCACCTGGCGCATTTTGCAGGCGGAATCGTCATGTTAATAGTTGTTTGCATTAAATCTTTCAACGGATTTTATCATTCAAAAAATTTATTAGGTTTGCAACTCTGTTCAATTTTCTGGCACTTTCTTGATTTGCTTTGGGTATATTTATTTTTGTTTATGCACTTCACGCACTAA